In Actinoplanes sp. NBC_00393, a single genomic region encodes these proteins:
- a CDS encoding DUF6220 domain-containing protein: MRKAFTGLSALLLLVVVAEFFFAAAGAFADQAYRPHHLLGYVTFLLPIAMILVGWPARLPGRLIGLAALVAGLVGVQVLIAVLAAGIGDGSTAGALVFGLHAVNALVILAVAGLIMKWSLR; the protein is encoded by the coding sequence ATGCGCAAGGCCTTCACCGGACTCTCGGCCCTGCTCCTGCTGGTGGTGGTGGCTGAGTTCTTCTTCGCCGCGGCCGGCGCGTTCGCCGACCAGGCGTACCGGCCACACCACCTGCTCGGCTACGTGACCTTCCTGCTCCCGATCGCCATGATCCTCGTCGGCTGGCCGGCCCGGCTGCCCGGCCGGCTGATCGGGCTGGCCGCCCTGGTCGCCGGCCTGGTCGGGGTCCAGGTGCTGATCGCGGTGCTCGCCGCCGGCATCGGCGACGGCAGCACGGCGGGTGCGCTCGTCTTCGGCCTGCACGCGGTCAACGCCCTGGTCATCCTCGCGGTGGCCGGCCTGATCATGAAGTGGTCCCTGCGGTGA
- the sigJ gene encoding RNA polymerase sigma factor SigJ: protein MTMDERPQLLHLAYRLLGSFAEAEDAVQEAYTRWYALPEPQRQEIGNPAAWLTRVASRICLDQLRSARVRRESYVGPWIPEPLPAPDPADRVTLDESITMAFLVVLESMTPAERVAVVLHDVFGYPFGEIAEIVGRTPAACRQLATSGRRRIRATKSSPIDRQAAVVKSFRRAWQAGDIGALIGLLDPDVTVTADGGGRVSTVLRPIRGVAEIARYGAALLDHMGGQAIVERTVNGRPGLVAERDGSAVTVLAFDIADDRIRSVWVVRNPDKLRRWIAHGHG, encoded by the coding sequence ATGACCATGGACGAACGACCGCAGCTTCTCCACCTCGCGTACCGGCTTCTCGGGTCGTTCGCCGAGGCGGAGGACGCGGTGCAGGAGGCCTACACCCGCTGGTACGCGCTGCCCGAACCGCAACGGCAGGAGATCGGCAATCCGGCCGCCTGGCTGACCCGGGTGGCAAGCCGGATCTGCCTGGATCAGCTGCGTTCGGCCCGGGTGCGGCGGGAGAGCTACGTGGGGCCGTGGATCCCGGAGCCGCTGCCGGCGCCCGACCCGGCCGACCGGGTCACCCTCGACGAGTCGATCACCATGGCGTTCCTGGTCGTGCTGGAGTCGATGACGCCGGCCGAGCGGGTCGCGGTCGTGCTGCACGACGTCTTCGGCTACCCGTTCGGCGAGATCGCCGAGATCGTCGGCCGCACCCCGGCCGCGTGCCGGCAACTGGCCACCTCCGGGCGCCGCCGGATCCGCGCCACGAAATCCTCGCCGATCGACCGGCAGGCTGCCGTCGTCAAGTCCTTCCGGCGCGCGTGGCAGGCCGGGGACATCGGCGCCCTGATCGGCCTCCTGGATCCGGACGTGACGGTGACCGCGGACGGTGGCGGCCGGGTCAGCACCGTCCTGCGCCCGATCCGCGGCGTGGCCGAGATCGCCCGCTACGGAGCCGCGCTCCTCGATCACATGGGCGGTCAGGCCATCGTGGAACGTACCGTCAACGGCCGGCCCGGCCTGGTCGCCGAACGTGACGGCAGCGCCGTGACCGTGCTCGCGTTCGACATCGCCGACGACCGGATCCGGTCCGTCTGGGTGGTTCGGAACCCCGACAAACTCCGTCGGTGGATTGCCCACGGCCATGGATAG
- a CDS encoding LLM class F420-dependent oxidoreductase, with amino-acid sequence MSIRLGYQIPNFTYPGIGVEDLFDTVAAQAREAESSGFDTVLVMDHFYQLPGIGAPENAMLEAYTTLGALASATSTIQLSTLVTGNTYRNPALLAKTATTLDVVSHGRAILGIGAGWFEREHHDYGFEFGTFSQRFERLEEALTIIAPMLKGEQPSFEGKWYTARGAINNPRLRPNIPIMLGGSGEQKTFRLAARFADHMNIICDAAELPHKVAVLRQRCEEIGRDPATLATSFLAMGMVGETEAEAKELADSIPEDRRNRAFLGTPEQVAEQIQERVLDAGIEGICINLPRTGHRPGIVAQVGAALKPLTAGAPRSV; translated from the coding sequence ATGAGCATCCGGCTCGGGTACCAGATTCCGAACTTCACCTATCCCGGCATCGGTGTGGAGGACCTCTTCGACACCGTCGCCGCCCAGGCCCGCGAGGCGGAGAGCAGCGGGTTCGACACCGTCCTGGTGATGGATCATTTCTACCAATTGCCCGGTATCGGGGCGCCGGAGAACGCGATGCTCGAGGCCTACACCACGCTCGGCGCGCTCGCCTCGGCCACCTCGACGATCCAGCTGTCCACGCTGGTCACCGGTAACACGTACCGTAATCCCGCCCTGCTCGCCAAGACCGCGACCACGCTGGACGTGGTCTCCCACGGCCGCGCGATCCTCGGGATCGGCGCCGGCTGGTTCGAGCGCGAGCACCACGACTACGGCTTCGAGTTCGGCACCTTCAGCCAGCGGTTCGAGCGGCTCGAGGAGGCGCTGACGATCATCGCGCCGATGCTCAAGGGCGAGCAGCCGTCGTTCGAGGGCAAGTGGTACACGGCTCGGGGCGCGATCAACAATCCGCGGCTGCGGCCGAACATCCCGATCATGCTGGGCGGCAGCGGCGAGCAGAAGACGTTCCGGCTCGCGGCCAGGTTCGCCGACCACATGAACATCATTTGCGACGCCGCGGAACTGCCGCACAAGGTGGCCGTGCTGCGGCAGCGCTGCGAGGAGATCGGCCGGGACCCGGCCACCCTGGCCACCAGCTTCCTGGCGATGGGGATGGTCGGCGAGACCGAGGCGGAGGCCAAGGAACTGGCCGACAGCATCCCGGAGGACCGTCGCAACCGGGCCTTCCTCGGCACGCCCGAGCAGGTGGCCGAGCAGATCCAGGAGCGGGTGCTGGACGCCGGGATCGAGGGCATCTGCATCAACCTGCCGCGCACCGGCCACCGTCCCGGCATCGTGGCCCAGGTCGGAGCGGCGCTCAAACCGCTGACCGCAGGTGCGCCCAGGTCTGTGTGA
- a CDS encoding TetR/AcrR family transcriptional regulator: protein MPANRAYHHGDLRAALITASFELLAEAGLQRFSVAQVARRLQVSSAAPYRHFPDRAHLLGAVSTAAARDLRAAIVDAAEVAGPDPVDRLAASAGAYVRYVTGTGAGLHVIFAAELYQLHDEDRREQTSALMDTLRDLATAAGRSYQEAFPLVEGIIAIAHGYSSLYADGFFSRTGTTVDVIAGRAVEAARTLISTPGG from the coding sequence GTGCCGGCGAATCGGGCCTACCACCACGGTGATCTCCGCGCCGCCCTGATCACCGCCAGTTTCGAGCTGCTCGCCGAGGCCGGGCTGCAACGCTTCTCGGTCGCCCAGGTCGCCCGGCGGCTGCAGGTCAGCTCCGCAGCGCCGTACCGGCATTTTCCGGACCGCGCCCACCTGCTCGGCGCGGTCTCCACCGCTGCCGCCCGGGACCTGCGCGCCGCGATCGTCGACGCCGCCGAGGTGGCCGGGCCGGATCCGGTGGACCGGCTGGCCGCGTCGGCCGGCGCCTACGTCCGGTATGTCACCGGCACCGGCGCGGGCCTCCACGTGATCTTCGCCGCCGAGCTTTATCAGCTGCACGATGAGGACCGCCGCGAGCAGACCAGCGCGCTGATGGACACGCTGCGCGACCTGGCCACCGCGGCCGGCCGGTCGTACCAGGAGGCGTTTCCGCTGGTCGAGGGGATCATCGCGATCGCGCACGGGTACAGCTCGCTGTATGCGGACGGTTTCTTCTCGCGGACCGGCACGACCGTGGACGTCATCGCCGGCCGGGCCGTCGAGGCGGCGCGGACCCTGATCAGTACGCCGGGAGGGTGA
- a CDS encoding class I SAM-dependent methyltransferase: protein MSHDDLIKREFARQAGTFEDARLNTAFTSHLARLVEFAEPVAGDVCLDVACGTGLVARALAERTRHVTALDLTPEMLATGKAGADAEGVRNVVFQQGDATRLPFLDASFSLVISRFSLHQVAEPALVAAEMARVCRPGGRVVIADLVRDPELPGDPDRVERLRDPSHGTMQTVAAIEALLPNVTAAESFDVQRPLDVWLQQSRTPAEVAAQIEGELRDELGGGPPTGMRPLLVDGALWFTQTWAHLRSAV, encoded by the coding sequence ATGTCGCACGATGACCTGATCAAGCGGGAGTTCGCCCGGCAGGCCGGCACGTTCGAGGACGCCCGGCTCAACACGGCGTTCACCAGTCATCTGGCGCGGCTCGTCGAGTTCGCCGAGCCGGTGGCCGGTGACGTCTGCCTCGACGTGGCCTGCGGCACCGGGTTGGTCGCGCGGGCGCTGGCGGAACGCACCCGGCACGTGACCGCGCTCGACCTCACCCCGGAGATGCTGGCCACCGGGAAGGCCGGTGCGGACGCGGAAGGCGTACGCAATGTGGTCTTTCAGCAGGGCGATGCCACCCGGCTGCCGTTCCTGGATGCCTCGTTCTCCCTGGTCATCTCGCGATTCTCGCTGCACCAGGTGGCCGAGCCGGCGCTGGTGGCCGCGGAGATGGCCCGGGTCTGCCGGCCCGGCGGGCGCGTGGTGATCGCCGACCTGGTCCGGGACCCAGAGCTGCCCGGCGACCCGGACCGGGTGGAGCGCCTGCGCGACCCGTCGCACGGCACGATGCAGACCGTCGCGGCGATCGAGGCGCTGCTACCGAACGTGACCGCCGCCGAGTCCTTCGACGTGCAACGGCCCCTGGATGTGTGGTTGCAGCAGTCGCGCACTCCGGCCGAGGTCGCCGCGCAGATCGAGGGTGAGCTGCGCGACGAGCTGGGCGGTGGCCCGCCGACCGGCATGCGGCCGCTGCTGGTCGACGGCGCCTTGTGGTTCACACAGACCTGGGCGCACCTGCGGTCAGCGGTTTGA